In one Aythya fuligula isolate bAytFul2 chromosome 12, bAytFul2.pri, whole genome shotgun sequence genomic region, the following are encoded:
- the MLYCD gene encoding malonyl-CoA decarboxylase, mitochondrial, with product MEELLSRSVPLLPPYETKEKAPPPAERRSAEFVRYYRGLEAGPRRAELLGCLARDFGADHGRVAEFSAKVLQAREQEREQGALLQAEDRLRYYLTPRYRALFQHLGRLEGGLRFLVELRGDLVEGLAAKAVDGPHVKEMSGVLKNMLSEWFSTGFLNLERVTWQSPCEVLQKISDSEAVHPVRNWVDLKRRVGPYRRCYFFSHCAIPGEPLIILHVALTSDISSSIQSIVKDVESLETEDADKITTAIFYSISLAQQGLQGVELGNHLIKQVVKELQKDLPQIKAFSSLSPIPGFMKWLLGLLSSQTKELGRNELFTESERQEISEITEDSTTETLKKLLSNSEWVKSETLVKALHSPLMRLCAWYLYGEKHRGYALNPVANFHLQNGAELWRINWMGDMSPRGITASCGMMVNYRYFLEDTASNSAAYLGTKHIKASEQVLSLVSQFQQNSKL from the exons atggaggagctgctgagccGCTCCGTGCCGCTGCTGCCGCCTTACGAGACCAAGGAGAAGGCGCCGCCGCCGGCGGAGCGGCGCAGCGCCGAGTTCGTGCGGTATTACCGCGGGCTGGAGGCCGGGCCGCGCAGGGCCGAGCTGCTCGGCTGCCTGGCCCGCGACTTCGGCGCCGATCACGGCCGGGTGGCGGAGTTCAGCGCCAAGGTGCTGCAGGCCCGGGAGCAGGAGAGGGAGCAGGGGGCCCTGCTGCAGGCCGAGGACCGGCTCCGCTATTACCTCACCCCCCGCTACCGGGCGCTCTTCCAGCACCTGGGGCGCCTGGAGGGCGGGCTGCGCTTCCTGGTGGAGCTGAGGGGCGACCTGGTGGAGGGGCTGGCGGCGAAGGCGGTGGATGGGCCTCACGTCAAG GAAATGAGTGGTGTTCTGAAGAACATGCTTTCAGAGTGGTTTTCAACAGGATTCCTAAATTTGGAACGGGTCACGTGGCAATCACCTTGTGAAGTGCTCCAGAAAATTAGCGA TTCTGAAGCTGTGCATCCTGTTAGAAACTGGGTTGATTTGAAGCGCCGAGTTGGGCCGTATAGAAGATGCtactttttttctcactgtgcAATCCCAGGAGAACCACTGATAATCTTGCATGTTGCTTTAACCAGTGATATCTCCAGCAGCATCCAG tCCATAGTAAAAGATGTGGAATCATTAGAAACAGAAGATGCAGACAAAATCACAACAGCAATTTTCTACTCAATCAGTTTGGCTCAGCAAGGACTGCAAGGTGTAGAACTTGGCAATCACCTCATCAAACAGGTCGTAAAGGAGCTGCAG AAAGACCTTCCTCagataaaagctttttcttctctgtcgCCTATCCCTGGATTCATGAAATGGCTTCTTGGTCTCCTCTCCtcacaaacaaaagaactgGGAAGAAATGAACTTTTTACAGAATCAGAACGCCAAGAAATCTCTGAGATCACGGAGGACTCTACTACTGAAACTCTAAAAAAGCTCTTATCTAACAGTGAATGGGTGAAATCAGAAACATTAGTCAAAGCACTGCATTCGCCACTTATGAGATTGTGTGCCTGGTATTTGTATGGAGAGAAACATCGTGGCTATGCTCTTAATCCGGTAGCTAACTTTCATCTTCAGAATGGCGCTGAGTTGTGGCGGATAAACTGGATGGGAGACATGAGTCCTCGGGGCATTACAGCTTCTTGTGGCATGATGGTAAACTACCGATATTTCTTAGAGGATACAGCCAGCAATAGTGCGGCGTATCTAGGGACAAAACACATTAAAGCCTCAGAACAGGTTCTTTCCTTGGTGTCTCAGTTCCAGCAAAATAGCAAGCTCTAA